The following proteins come from a genomic window of Flavobacterium eburneipallidum:
- a CDS encoding T9SS type B sorting domain-containing protein: protein MKKIFIICLVFASMSCLAQFSKTHYIPPVIAQDGLAEDHYLYISTPSITPINFKIIEIGGATISATVSNTTPYVHYIGTGNNTRLITPKFSTGITQDKGFIIEAEALVYVSMRVNSARTNNGGYNHAGGLVSKGNSALGTTFRLGAMLNPNVDFSLLNFASILSTENNTTVTISNIPIGTVFANGTVYNGPITVTLKKNESYTMALENFTGSGFPSNSSKIIGALVESNKDVVVNSGSFGGSNSTSTNGRDLGFDQIVSLEKIGKEYIFVKGIGNDDLERVLLIAHTPNIDVFLNGSTTPYTTIANAGDYVVIDGSQFSNGNLYVTTSDNVFAYQSIGGSASPANQNMFFVPPLNCSTPNSVDNIPVIGSIGNNPFPEAGLNIVTEKGAIVNVYENGNSVAIGSATAITGNPGFERYSIARLTGNISVKSTKQVYVSYYGTNNAATYGGYYSGFDIKPEIISEIKVGANSNCIPNIELKISTLSSYDIFQWFKNDVEILGETSNSYNPTASGYYQVRGTTLACGIPIFSDKIPVSECPTDIDSDKVNDNIDIDNDNDGITNCTESYGNQNIDLTNIAAGTVAVGTYSNSFTGQTISSGGTITGISDGSFITTVPAGVDKKVTYKMTFTNPISLGMEYVTTANTTDLLNADAEYIINSDVNKTITVLNPDNQLLIDTNYDGIYESGITEYSSFEIRFRLNSTVPLVAGTGNFKFLTYLSNSISFTHKNLSDTNPNQVSLKFFASCVPKDSDLDGNPDQLDIDSDNDGIPDVIEAQVNNMITLSNADTNKNGLDNAFEPGFTPFDNDNDGIPDYLDLDSDNDGILDSVEIGIDTDADGIRNYRDSDSDNDLCNDVIEAGFLDGDVDGKFGNSPITVDSNGKVIGAPYTAPHPNYTTAAPIVITTQPIVAPTCELQNASISLVDNGGNSYQWQLSTDGINWNNLSNSATYPNVNANPLIISTITNAMNGYKYRVVLNKTGNSCGLTSAETTLTIYPLPIVNDVTIVQCDDDLDARSAFNLTVKNNEISSNAANETFTYYSTLAGANTANAAQLITTPLAFTNTTPSTMDVWTRVTNTNGCFRVAKITLKVSATQIPSTFNRPFVECDDLLDTNGLNNANNDKRDGIATFNFSSVTNDIKALLPAGNYSIKYYKNQADALAELNAITDISNYRNIGYPNTQNIWVRVDSDVDNACYGLGPFVTLTVEKLPFANPVSIPRQCDDNHDGIFPFDTSSLETTLLGTNQSFPVTVTYFDANNNPLKDANGVLITSPFPATFNSTSQTIRVVVTNNTTEKCSDETTIQFIVDDLPQAFAVPANLTTSCDDEADPLTQDGKIAFDTTTFEATILGGQTGMMVQYLDGSGNLLSSPLPNPFVTGTQNVTATVINPVNNTCTASVILPFIVNPLPKINLNLDGSDDVLICNQPIFNIQLQAGIEDGSPASDYAYIWSKDGSVLPTEIAPTLNVTTEGVYTVEVINTTGCSRIRIIKVTSSAIAEIQTVAVTDMADTNTVTITVTGTGDYQYSLDEPTGFFQDSNTFVNIPSGIHELYIKDKNGCDTVSRTIAVVGVPKFFTPNNDGYNDYWNVKGINTTENANSIIYIYDRYGKLLKKLSASDIGWDGNFNGNPLPSDDYWYTLQLGDGREAKGHFSLKR from the coding sequence ATGAAAAAGATATTTATCATTTGTTTAGTTTTTGCCTCCATGAGTTGTTTAGCTCAATTTAGCAAAACACATTATATACCACCAGTAATTGCTCAAGATGGTCTAGCAGAAGATCATTATTTATACATTTCAACGCCTAGTATAACCCCTATAAATTTCAAAATCATTGAAATTGGTGGAGCTACTATAAGTGCTACAGTTAGCAATACGACTCCTTATGTACATTACATCGGAACTGGAAATAACACTCGCTTAATCACACCGAAATTCAGTACCGGAATTACCCAAGACAAAGGCTTTATAATAGAAGCCGAAGCCTTGGTTTATGTAAGTATGAGAGTCAATTCTGCCAGAACTAATAACGGTGGTTATAATCATGCTGGAGGATTAGTTTCTAAAGGAAATAGCGCATTGGGAACTACATTTAGACTTGGAGCGATGCTCAATCCTAACGTAGATTTCAGTTTATTGAATTTTGCCTCCATTTTATCTACAGAAAACAATACAACAGTAACTATTTCTAATATTCCCATTGGAACCGTATTTGCAAATGGCACTGTTTATAACGGTCCCATTACTGTAACTTTAAAAAAGAATGAAAGCTACACCATGGCTTTAGAAAACTTTACAGGCTCTGGATTTCCATCTAACAGTAGTAAAATAATTGGCGCATTAGTAGAATCCAATAAAGATGTTGTAGTGAATTCGGGCTCTTTTGGTGGTAGCAATAGCACTAGTACTAATGGTAGAGATTTAGGTTTTGACCAAATAGTATCTTTAGAAAAAATAGGAAAAGAATATATTTTTGTAAAAGGGATTGGAAATGACGATTTAGAACGTGTTTTATTAATAGCTCATACTCCAAACATCGATGTTTTTTTGAATGGCAGCACAACACCTTACACCACTATTGCCAATGCTGGCGATTATGTAGTTATCGACGGAAGCCAATTCAGTAATGGGAATTTATATGTTACTACCTCTGACAATGTCTTTGCTTACCAAAGTATCGGCGGATCCGCTTCTCCAGCCAATCAGAATATGTTTTTTGTGCCACCACTCAATTGTTCGACTCCTAATAGTGTGGATAATATTCCAGTCATTGGATCTATAGGAAATAACCCCTTCCCTGAAGCAGGTTTGAATATTGTTACTGAAAAAGGAGCTATTGTAAATGTATACGAAAACGGCAATTCTGTAGCAATAGGATCGGCAACAGCAATTACTGGAAATCCTGGATTTGAGCGCTATTCTATAGCCAGATTAACAGGTAATATCTCTGTGAAATCGACCAAGCAAGTTTATGTTTCTTATTACGGGACTAATAATGCTGCTACTTATGGTGGCTATTATTCGGGCTTTGACATCAAACCAGAAATTATCTCCGAAATAAAAGTAGGTGCAAATTCCAACTGTATTCCGAATATAGAACTAAAAATCAGTACTTTATCTTCTTATGATATTTTTCAATGGTTTAAAAATGATGTTGAAATTTTAGGAGAAACTTCTAATAGTTACAATCCAACAGCTTCAGGATATTATCAAGTAAGAGGAACGACTTTAGCTTGTGGAATTCCTATTTTTTCAGACAAAATTCCAGTAAGCGAGTGCCCAACAGATATTGATTCAGACAAAGTAAACGACAATATTGATATTGACAATGACAATGACGGAATCACTAATTGTACTGAATCTTACGGAAACCAAAATATAGATTTGACCAATATTGCCGCAGGAACAGTTGCAGTTGGCACTTATTCCAATTCTTTTACAGGACAAACAATATCAAGCGGAGGAACCATTACGGGAATTTCTGATGGAAGTTTCATTACTACTGTTCCAGCTGGAGTTGATAAAAAGGTTACTTATAAAATGACTTTTACCAATCCCATAAGTTTAGGAATGGAATATGTAACGACAGCAAACACAACGGATTTATTAAACGCCGATGCAGAATACATCATAAATTCAGATGTGAACAAAACCATAACCGTTCTCAATCCAGACAATCAATTGCTGATTGACACCAATTATGATGGCATTTACGAAAGTGGCATAACCGAATATTCGTCTTTTGAAATCCGTTTTAGACTTAATAGTACTGTCCCTTTAGTAGCAGGAACTGGAAATTTTAAATTTTTGACTTATTTATCTAATTCAATCAGTTTTACCCACAAAAATCTTTCTGATACCAATCCCAACCAAGTAAGTTTAAAGTTTTTTGCCAGTTGTGTTCCCAAAGATTCCGATTTAGATGGAAATCCCGACCAATTGGATATTGATAGTGATAACGATGGTATTCCAGATGTAATTGAAGCTCAAGTAAACAACATGATTACTTTGTCAAATGCGGACACCAACAAAAATGGTTTAGACAATGCTTTTGAACCTGGTTTTACACCTTTTGATAATGACAACGATGGAATTCCTGATTATCTGGATTTAGATAGTGACAACGATGGAATTTTAGATTCCGTTGAAATTGGAATTGACACAGATGCGGACGGAATTCGCAATTACCGCGATTCAGATAGCGATAATGATTTATGTAATGACGTGATTGAAGCAGGGTTTTTAGATGGAGATGTTGATGGTAAATTCGGAAATTCACCAATAACAGTTGATTCAAACGGAAAAGTTATTGGAGCTCCTTATACAGCTCCTCATCCCAATTATACCACAGCTGCGCCAATAGTAATCACAACACAACCTATTGTTGCACCAACTTGCGAATTGCAAAACGCTAGTATTTCGTTAGTTGACAATGGCGGAAATAGCTATCAATGGCAATTATCAACAGATGGTATCAATTGGAATAACCTTTCCAACAGTGCCACTTATCCCAATGTCAATGCAAATCCGTTAATTATCTCGACAATCACCAATGCTATGAACGGCTACAAATACCGTGTCGTATTAAACAAAACAGGAAATTCATGTGGACTAACTTCTGCTGAAACCACACTAACAATTTATCCATTACCGATTGTAAATGACGTAACAATAGTACAATGCGATGATGATTTGGATGCCCGATCAGCCTTCAATTTGACGGTGAAAAACAATGAAATTTCGAGTAATGCTGCCAATGAAACTTTTACGTATTACAGCACTTTAGCAGGAGCCAACACTGCCAATGCTGCTCAACTTATTACAACGCCTTTAGCTTTTACCAATACAACACCAAGCACAATGGACGTTTGGACAAGAGTGACCAATACCAATGGTTGCTTTAGAGTAGCAAAAATAACCTTGAAAGTTTCGGCTACCCAGATTCCAAGTACTTTCAACCGACCTTTTGTAGAGTGTGATGATTTATTAGACACTAACGGTTTGAACAACGCCAATAATGATAAAAGAGATGGAATTGCTACTTTCAATTTTAGCAGCGTTACAAACGACATTAAAGCTTTATTACCAGCTGGAAATTATAGCATAAAATATTATAAAAATCAAGCCGATGCCTTGGCTGAACTCAATGCTATTACAGATATTTCAAATTACAGAAACATTGGCTATCCAAATACTCAAAACATTTGGGTTCGTGTCGATAGTGATGTTGATAATGCTTGTTATGGTTTGGGGCCTTTTGTAACTTTAACCGTTGAAAAATTGCCGTTTGCTAATCCAGTTAGCATTCCAAGACAATGTGACGACAATCATGACGGGATTTTTCCTTTTGACACCTCAAGTCTAGAAACTACTTTATTAGGAACGAATCAATCGTTTCCAGTTACAGTAACTTATTTTGATGCAAACAATAATCCTCTTAAAGATGCTAATGGCGTTTTGATAACCAGCCCGTTTCCAGCGACATTTAACTCCACTTCGCAAACAATTAGAGTGGTTGTTACCAATAACACTACTGAAAAATGTTCCGACGAAACCACTATTCAATTCATTGTAGATGATTTACCACAAGCTTTTGCCGTTCCTGCAAATTTGACAACAAGCTGTGATGATGAAGCTGATCCTTTGACTCAAGACGGAAAAATTGCTTTTGATACCACAACATTTGAAGCTACTATTTTAGGAGGACAAACAGGAATGATGGTTCAATATCTTGATGGAAGCGGAAATCTATTGTCAAGTCCGTTACCAAATCCTTTTGTAACAGGAACTCAAAACGTTACTGCAACAGTAATAAATCCAGTAAACAATACTTGCACTGCTTCGGTAATTTTACCATTTATAGTCAATCCTCTGCCTAAAATCAATTTGAATCTTGATGGAAGTGATGATGTATTAATTTGCAATCAACCGATATTTAATATTCAACTCCAAGCAGGAATTGAAGACGGCTCACCAGCAAGCGATTATGCTTATATTTGGTCGAAAGACGGAAGTGTTTTGCCAACTGAAATCGCACCAACATTAAACGTAACTACCGAAGGTGTTTATACTGTCGAAGTAATCAATACTACTGGATGTAGCCGAATTAGAATTATAAAAGTAACCTCATCAGCCATTGCAGAAATTCAAACCGTTGCCGTTACTGATATGGCTGATACCAATACAGTGACCATAACTGTTACAGGAACCGGAGATTATCAATACAGTCTGGACGAACCAACTGGATTTTTTCAAGACTCCAATACGTTTGTTAATATTCCATCTGGAATTCACGAGCTTTATATAAAAGACAAAAATGGTTGCGATACCGTTTCTAGAACCATAGCCGTTGTTGGAGTTCCAAAATTCTTTACACCAAACAATGACGGATACAACGATTATTGGAATGTAAAAGGAATAAACACTACCGAAAATGCCAATTCTATCATTTATATTTATGACAGATATGGAAAACTTCTAAAAAAACTATCAGCCAGCGACATAGGTTGGGATGGAAACTTTAATGGAAACCCATTGCCTTCTGATGATTATTGGTACACGTTACAATTAGGTGATGGCAGAGAAGCCAAAGGTCATTTTAGCTTGAAAAGGTAA
- the typA gene encoding translational GTPase TypA, which yields MEAIRNIAIIAHVDHGKTTLVDKIMYHCQLFRDNENTGDLILDNNDLERERGITITSKNVSVQYKGTKINIIDTPGHADFGGEVERVLNMADGVCLLVDAFEGPMPQTRFVLQKAIDLGLKPCVVINKVDKENCTPEEVHEKVFDLMFELGAQEWQLDFPTVYGSAKNNWMSDHWENVTDNVEALLDMVVENVPAPKVSEGTPQMLITSLDFSAFTGRIAIGRLERGVLKEGMPISLVKRDGTVSKSRIKELHTFEGLGRKKVEQVIAGDICAIIGVEGFEIGDTIADHENPEGLKTIDIDEPTMSMLFTINDSPFFGKEGKFVTSRHIRERLTKELEKNLAMKLGETDSADKFMVFGRGVLHLSVLIETMRREGYELQIGQPQVIIKEIDGKKCEPIEELTIDLPESLSGRAVEFVTLRKGEMLSMETKGERMIVKFNIPSRGIIGLRNQLLTATAGEAIMAHRFIGYEPYKGEIAGRNKGSLISMEKGKAIPYSIDKLQDRGKFFVEPNAEIYEGQVIGENSRGDDMCVNVTKEKKQSNVRSSGNDDKARIIPPIIFSLEEALEYIQKDEYVEVTPKSIRLRKIYLTETDRKRFKI from the coding sequence ATGGAAGCTATTAGAAACATTGCAATTATTGCCCACGTCGATCACGGTAAAACAACTTTGGTTGATAAAATTATGTATCACTGTCAGTTATTTCGCGATAACGAAAATACAGGTGACTTAATCCTTGATAACAACGATTTAGAGCGCGAAAGAGGTATTACCATTACTTCAAAGAATGTTTCGGTTCAGTATAAAGGTACAAAAATCAATATTATTGATACTCCTGGTCACGCCGATTTTGGTGGAGAGGTAGAGCGTGTATTGAATATGGCCGATGGTGTTTGCCTTTTGGTAGATGCTTTTGAAGGACCAATGCCACAAACGCGTTTTGTATTGCAAAAAGCGATTGATTTAGGATTAAAACCATGCGTTGTAATCAATAAAGTAGATAAAGAAAACTGTACTCCTGAAGAAGTTCACGAAAAAGTTTTTGACTTAATGTTTGAATTAGGTGCTCAAGAATGGCAGTTGGATTTTCCAACCGTTTATGGTTCAGCTAAAAATAACTGGATGTCAGATCATTGGGAAAATGTAACGGATAATGTGGAAGCATTATTGGATATGGTTGTTGAAAATGTACCTGCTCCTAAAGTTTCTGAAGGAACACCACAAATGTTGATTACCTCTTTAGATTTCTCTGCATTTACTGGACGTATCGCAATTGGTCGTCTAGAAAGAGGAGTTCTTAAAGAAGGTATGCCAATCTCATTAGTAAAAAGAGACGGTACTGTATCAAAATCTCGTATAAAAGAATTACACACTTTTGAAGGTCTTGGTCGTAAAAAAGTAGAGCAAGTTATTGCTGGAGATATTTGTGCAATCATTGGAGTAGAAGGTTTTGAAATTGGTGATACAATCGCTGATCACGAAAACCCAGAAGGTTTGAAAACTATCGATATCGACGAGCCTACTATGAGTATGTTGTTTACAATTAATGACTCTCCTTTCTTTGGAAAAGAGGGTAAATTTGTAACTTCTCGTCATATTAGAGAGCGTTTGACAAAAGAATTAGAGAAAAACTTGGCAATGAAATTGGGTGAAACTGATTCTGCCGATAAGTTTATGGTTTTTGGTCGTGGAGTACTTCACTTATCTGTTCTTATCGAAACTATGAGAAGAGAAGGATATGAGTTACAAATCGGTCAGCCACAAGTTATCATAAAAGAAATTGACGGTAAAAAATGTGAGCCAATTGAAGAATTAACTATCGATTTACCAGAAAGTTTATCAGGTAGAGCTGTAGAGTTCGTTACTTTGCGTAAAGGAGAAATGCTTTCTATGGAAACTAAAGGGGAGCGTATGATTGTGAAATTTAATATTCCATCTCGTGGAATTATTGGATTGCGTAACCAATTGCTTACTGCTACTGCTGGTGAGGCTATTATGGCACACCGTTTTATAGGATACGAACCTTACAAAGGAGAAATTGCTGGACGTAACAAAGGGTCATTGATTTCTATGGAAAAAGGAAAAGCGATTCCATATTCTATCGATAAATTACAAGATCGTGGTAAGTTTTTTGTTGAACCAAATGCTGAAATTTACGAAGGTCAGGTAATTGGAGAAAACTCACGTGGTGATGATATGTGTGTAAACGTAACCAAAGAGAAAAAACAATCTAACGTACGTTCTTCTGGAAATGATGATAAAGCTAGAATTATTCCTCCAATCATTTTCTCATTAGAAGAAGCTTTGGAATACATTCAAAAAGATGAATATGTTGAGGTTACTCCAAAATCGATTCGTTTGAGAAAAATCTATTTGACTGAAACCGATAGAAAAAGATTTAAAATCTAA
- a CDS encoding helix-turn-helix domain-containing protein, translating to MGTECNSALSHNKKFIVNQRNRVQPPADVLSKLANVFGTSIDYLVNGTIQNKAEEAIDDNLLLKQFKAVEQMKKKDKNVVTKLIDAFILKANLQQQLS from the coding sequence GTGGGCACAGAATGCAATTCTGCGCTATCCCACAACAAGAAATTTATTGTAAATCAGCGCAATCGGGTTCAACCTCCAGCAGATGTATTAAGTAAATTAGCTAATGTATTTGGAACCTCTATTGATTATCTCGTAAACGGAACCATTCAAAACAAGGCAGAAGAAGCAATTGACGATAATTTACTCTTAAAACAGTTTAAAGCTGTGGAGCAAATGAAAAAAAAAGACAAAAATGTAGTTACCAAATTAATAGATGCTTTCATTCTAAAAGCTAATTTGCAACAGCAACTTTCTTAA
- a CDS encoding RHS repeat-associated core domain-containing protein, whose translation MTVDRNKNITEIIYNHINLPTKITFGATGNIVYIYNAVGQKLEKQVIVNTPSSTILTNYLGGFQYQNNVLQFFPTVQGYVKNSSGVYSYVFNYKDHLGNTRISYQDINNDGTIANNEILEESNYYPFGLKHKGYNSNNAQLDYKYKYNGKELQDELELNLYDYGARNYAPALGSWMNVDPLAQKMPGVSPYTYCLNNPIVLTDPDGREPIKPQAGTSQGFVAFLNNTRSRMGTLTGNNAHNAMMRLGKTEMNWAHMRPEPMTTNPFNTSKDKYIYTERVGWLDMSHFMFYAGKAYESKTNKEAYQKTANDSNLSPSQRAQAQAKADNINPVGDAVQVGYQQEMSDRLVAGHSAYSYEDLPSDKWGADFGANYFNPNSEMTLGEQLQNYLNTMGATKPQNAPNYSTLPATDANLSEPTRTNHTTEGVYTKSNQ comes from the coding sequence ATGACTGTTGACAGAAACAAAAATATTACTGAAATCATATATAACCACATTAACCTACCCACCAAAATAACATTTGGAGCAACTGGAAACATTGTTTATATTTACAACGCAGTTGGACAAAAACTAGAAAAACAAGTAATAGTAAATACACCATCCAGCACAATACTTACTAATTATTTGGGTGGTTTTCAATACCAAAACAATGTATTGCAATTTTTCCCAACAGTGCAAGGATATGTAAAAAATAGTTCAGGTGTTTATAGTTATGTATTTAACTATAAAGACCATTTAGGAAACACAAGAATAAGTTATCAAGACATTAATAATGACGGGACGATTGCTAATAACGAAATACTAGAAGAAAGCAACTATTACCCCTTTGGACTGAAACACAAAGGATACAATAGTAATAATGCTCAATTGGATTACAAGTATAAGTATAACGGCAAGGAACTGCAAGACGAGCTGGAGCTTAACTTGTACGACTATGGAGCGAGGAATTATGCCCCTGCTTTGGGTAGCTGGATGAATGTTGACCCGTTAGCACAAAAAATGCCAGGCGTTAGTCCTTATACATATTGCTTGAATAATCCAATAGTTTTAACCGACCCAGATGGTCGTGAGCCAATAAAACCACAAGCAGGAACTTCTCAAGGATTTGTTGCATTTTTAAATAATACAAGGTCAAGAATGGGAACATTGACTGGAAATAATGCACATAACGCTATGATGAGATTAGGCAAAACAGAAATGAATTGGGCACATATGCGACCAGAACCTATGACAACTAATCCTTTTAATACAAGTAAAGACAAATATATTTATACTGAAAGAGTTGGTTGGCTTGATATGTCTCATTTTATGTTTTATGCTGGTAAAGCTTACGAGAGTAAGACAAACAAAGAAGCATATCAGAAAACAGCTAATGACTCTAATTTATCTCCTTCGCAACGTGCACAAGCTCAGGCTAAAGCAGATAATATTAACCCTGTTGGAGATGCTGTTCAAGTTGGATATCAACAAGAGATGTCAGATAGGCTTGTTGCGGGACATTCTGCTTACAGTTATGAGGATTTACCAAGTGATAAGTGGGGAGCAGATTTTGGAGCAAATTATTTTAATCCAAACAGCGAAATGACTTTAGGAGAACAACTGCAAAACTACCTTAATACTATGGGGGCGACTAAACCACAAAATGCTCCAAATTATTCAACATTACCTGCAACAGATGCAAACTTGAGTGAGCCAACTAGAACAAATCATACTACTGAAGGAGTTTATACAAAATCAAATCAATAA
- a CDS encoding PAS domain-containing protein — MKNKTTRITLIYILISTLVAVICHEFLGKHFSLYNNPLYGIIKDTTFVLVSGLFLGYILTKKDIKNSSVYNKLKNTNIEIKESNERYDIVSKATSDIIWDWKIQEDRMSWNKGIETIFGYTEDQVGNSSNWWFDKIHPEDSIKMSIRLYSFIEQKTEKWQDQYRFRCADDSYKYVLDRGFILKDENGKSVRMIGAIQDITKQKLEEQRLKLLETVITQTKDSVIIVEPNNEDSGVPKIVYVNPAFSVMSGYQPHEIIGKSPNLFMGSKSNTEVFEKLCNAILKKEENHQIETISYKKNNEEYWVGFSLLPVYNSDNELSHWVSIQRDITEIKKQEVEKEQLIRELTQNNKDLQQFSYITSHNLRSPLSNLTGLLNLIEDIPIENPDLQEILNGFKKSTHLLNETIDDLVKVIVIKDNPSIQKEEILLKEVFENVFSQLDFLIGLHKPIIKIDFEKAPVLNTNKAYLESILLNLLTNAIKYKSKNQQSKITISTTPLDNSVILIFKDNGIGIDLVRNKDKIFGLYQRFHDYPDSKGLGLYLVKSQVEAMGGSINIESEVDKGTTFTLIFKNK, encoded by the coding sequence ATGAAAAATAAAACTACTAGAATAACTCTTATTTATATTCTAATTTCCACACTTGTGGCAGTCATTTGCCATGAATTTTTAGGGAAACATTTTTCATTATATAATAATCCGTTGTATGGCATAATAAAAGACACCACTTTTGTACTAGTTTCTGGTTTGTTTTTAGGATACATATTAACTAAAAAAGACATTAAAAATTCTTCTGTCTATAATAAACTAAAAAACACCAATATTGAAATCAAAGAATCCAATGAAAGATACGATATTGTTTCAAAAGCAACCAGTGATATTATTTGGGATTGGAAAATCCAAGAGGATAGAATGTCCTGGAACAAAGGAATAGAAACCATTTTTGGTTATACCGAGGATCAGGTAGGAAACAGTTCAAACTGGTGGTTTGACAAAATTCATCCAGAAGATAGTATAAAAATGTCCATTAGACTTTATTCTTTTATTGAACAAAAAACAGAAAAATGGCAAGATCAGTACCGTTTTAGATGCGCTGATGACTCCTATAAGTATGTATTAGACAGAGGATTTATTTTAAAAGATGAAAACGGAAAATCTGTTAGAATGATAGGAGCCATTCAAGACATTACAAAACAAAAACTAGAAGAACAACGACTAAAACTTCTAGAAACCGTAATTACCCAAACTAAAGATTCTGTAATCATTGTAGAGCCCAACAATGAAGACAGTGGTGTCCCTAAAATAGTATATGTTAATCCAGCTTTTTCTGTAATGTCAGGATATCAACCCCACGAAATTATTGGTAAATCTCCAAATCTATTCATGGGTTCCAAATCCAATACTGAAGTATTCGAAAAACTTTGCAACGCCATACTCAAAAAAGAAGAAAACCACCAAATAGAAACTATTAGTTACAAAAAAAACAACGAAGAATACTGGGTAGGATTCTCATTGCTTCCTGTTTATAATTCTGACAACGAACTATCACACTGGGTATCCATCCAAAGAGACATAACCGAAATTAAAAAACAAGAAGTTGAAAAAGAACAACTTATTCGAGAATTAACACAAAACAACAAGGACTTACAACAATTTTCATACATCACATCTCATAATTTAAGATCACCTCTATCAAACCTAACTGGTCTGCTCAATTTAATAGAAGACATTCCAATTGAAAATCCAGATTTACAAGAAATTTTAAATGGATTCAAAAAATCCACGCATCTTCTCAATGAAACTATTGACGATTTAGTAAAAGTAATAGTCATCAAAGACAATCCGTCTATACAAAAAGAAGAAATTTTACTCAAAGAAGTTTTTGAAAATGTTTTTAGCCAATTAGATTTTCTTATCGGACTTCACAAACCCATCATAAAAATTGACTTTGAAAAAGCCCCAGTTTTAAACACAAACAAAGCTTATCTAGAAAGTATTTTGCTAAATCTATTGACTAATGCTATAAAATACAAATCTAAAAACCAACAATCCAAAATAACTATATCAACTACTCCGCTTGACAATAGTGTAATTCTTATTTTCAAAGACAACGGAATTGGAATTGATTTAGTAAGAAACAAAGACAAAATATTTGGATTATACCAACGCTTCCACGACTATCCTGACAGCAAAGGACTAGGATTGTACCTAGTAAAATCTCAAGTAGAAGCCATGGGAGGAAGCATTAATATAGAAAGCGAAGTGGATAAAGGAACCACATTTACATTAATATTTAAAAACAAATAG